A stretch of Lathyrus oleraceus cultivar Zhongwan6 chromosome 6, CAAS_Psat_ZW6_1.0, whole genome shotgun sequence DNA encodes these proteins:
- the LOC127092126 gene encoding uncharacterized protein LOC127092126 — protein sequence MSPPNAPNPTSDPLSTASHLTHRELLCRRLRNTKRLIKNYRRMYWALIEQVRIKHRQYVTETGRSPFEDEPDVVVDNYTNICAFHGCMSKPMPCTSFCFPHILSDPRQVLYKPCTFVIARSADGPVTCQKPIMSSTTPSYCTVHMRKAEMHLAMALQKAGLNISPMGKVGPNFHELVPEFVRQIQAKRRAMRVKECRTVVKKEEDAEKCETEVKKEEDNAEECKTEVEKEDDMAEG from the exons ATGTCTCCTCCCAATGCTCCAAATCCAACCTCTGACCCACTCTCCACTGCCTCCCATCTTACCCATCGTGAGCTTCTCTGCCGTCGTCTTCGCAACACTAAACGTCTTATCAAAAACTACAGACGTATGTATTGGGCTCTCATCGAGCAAGTCAGGATCAAGCATAGGCAATATGTTACTGAGACCGGTCGTAGCCCTTTCGAGGATGAACCTGATGTTGTCGTTGACAATTACACTAACATATGTGCTTTTCATGGTTGTATGTCCAAGCCTATGCCTTGCACTTCATTCTGCTTTCCGCATATCCTCTCCGATCCCAGACAAGTGCTTTATAAGCCTTGCACTTTTGTCATCGCAAG GTCGGCGGATGGACCTGTGACATGCCAGAAACCTATAATGAGCTCCACGACTCCGTCATACTGCACTGTCCACATGAGAAAGGCGGAGATGCATCTCGCTATGGCATTGCAGAAGGCGGGGCTGAATATCTCCCCCATGGGCAAAGTGGGGCCTAATTTTCATGAATTGGTGCCTGAATTTGTTCGTCAAATTCAGGCAAAAAGAAGGGCAATGAGGGTGAAGGAATGTAGAACTGTTGTTAAGAAGGAGGAGGATGCAGAGAAATGTGAAACTGAGGTTAAGAAGGAGGAGGATAATGCTGAGGAATGTAAAACTGAGGTTGAGAAGGAAGATGACATGGCTGAGGGGTGA
- the LOC127092127 gene encoding uncharacterized protein LOC127092127, whose amino-acid sequence MESVERSGSSEWEGKITKKKEKGVLLEGFVDADLARTKSLTDEDLDELKGCLDLGFGFSYDEIPELCNTLPALELCYSMSDSSSFANWKISSPDYESGYNG is encoded by the exons ATGGAAAGTGTGGAAAGAAGTGGAAGCAGTGAATGGGAAggaaaaattacaaagaaaaaGGAGAAGGGAGTACTGTTAGAAGGTTTCGTAGACGCAGATCTTGCCAGAACAAAAAGCTTAACCGATGAGGATCTTGACGAGTTGAAAGGGTGTTTAGATCTAGGATTCGGTTTCAGTTACGATGAGATTCCTGAACTATGCAACACTCTTCCTGCACTAGAGTTATGCTATTCAATGTCGGATTCTTCATCGTTTGCAAATTGGAAGATCTCGAGTCCAG ATTATGAGAGCGGCTATAATGGATGA